From the Daphnia magna isolate NIES linkage group LG3, ASM2063170v1.1, whole genome shotgun sequence genome, one window contains:
- the LOC116919442 gene encoding alpha-(1,3)-fucosyltransferase C → MLNIPRRQNALIMIGFVLVVGQCYFVLQRHNVRQLAVVKMFLTHPPNYPKYRDEEIFNIVTKRDLRPNTSTPTSTGEYYELMERYAQDVLPDTDAPFKRILFWNEAYGNKEYGVGHGRNALRESGCPVWQCETSDNRTNVQEYDAVVFHLRSWTRNDLPDKRSPHQRYVFWSIESAAWRFIDTNLMKNFFNWTMTYRWDSDIVSPYGYIKPSGGVPLHPTHEQMKNFLSSPSPINYAEGKTKIAAWFVSNCASQSRRNEMVRELQKYIDVDIYGDCGTMVCPRKREDDCRKMAGKKYKFYLSLENSLCQDYVTEKFFGMMHEPIIPVVVGFHDHHEKIAPRHSFINVANFEHIKNLADYMIFLDKNDTLYNEYFWWKSHFEVRNSQQDFNKGMCHLCSALHDKTLSPKIYKDMNEWWDKNATCQTPEIL, encoded by the exons atgttaaatatACCGCGCCGCCAAAATGCTTTAATCATGATAGGTTTCGTGTTGGTTGTTGGACAGTGTTACTTTGTTTTGCAGAGACACAACGTCCGGCAACTTGCTGTAGTGAAAATGTTTCTCACGCATCCACCAAACTATCCAAAGTATAGGGACGAGGAAATATTTAACATCGTAACTAAGAGAGATTTGCGCCCCAATACATCAACGCCAACCTCTACGGGTGAATACTACGAACTGATGGAAAGGTACGCACAGGATGTGCTGCCTGATACCGACGCACCTTTCAAACGGATCTTGTTTTGGAATGAG GCCTACGGAAACAAAGAATATGGCGTCGGGCACGGCCGTAACGCGTTGCGTGAATCCGGCTGCCCTGTCTGGCAATGTGAAACCAGTGACAATCGGACTAATGTTCAAGAATACGACGCTGTAGTGTTTCATCTTCGCAGTTGGACACGAAACGATTTGCCGGACAAGCGATCGCCTCACCAACGTTATGTGTTCTGGAGCATTGAATCTGCAGCTTGGCGATTTATTGACACGAATCTAATGAAAAATTTCTTCAATTGGACCATGACTTACCGATGGGATTCGGACATCGTTAGCCCTTATGGTTACATAAAGCCAAGTGGAGGCGTTCCGCTTCATCCCACCCatgaacaaatgaaaaacttcTTATCCAGTCCTTCCCCTATCAACTACGCAGAGGGAAAGACGAAAATAGCCGCTTGGTTCGTATCAAACTGTGCGTCGCAAAGTAGAAGAAACGAAATGGTGAGAGAGCTTCAAAAGTACATTGACGTCGATATTTATGGAGACTGTGGGACAATGGTCTGCCCAAGGAAACGCGAAGATGATTGTCGAAAAATGGCCGGCAAGAAGTACAAGTTTTACTTGTCACTTGAGAATTCTTTGTGTCAAGATTACGTCAccgaaaa GTTTTTCGGTATGATGCACGAGCCCATAATCCCCGTTGTTGTTGGCTTCCACGATCATCACGAAAAGATAGCACCGAGACATTCCTTCATTAACGTGGCCAATTTCGAACATATTAAAAATCTGGCCGACTACATGATTTTTCTCGACAAGAATGACACTTTGTACAATGAGTACTTTTGGTGGAAATCCCATTTTGAAGTGCGTAACAGCCAGCAAGACTTCAACAAAGGGATGTGTCATCTGTGCTCCGCTCTACACGATAAAACATTATCACCGAAAATATACAAAGACATGAACGAATGGTGGGATAAAAACGCGACGTGTCAAACTCCGGAAATCTTGTAA
- the LOC116919440 gene encoding transcription factor TFIIIB component B'' homolog isoform X3 → MRRVRLKVAPNLVSGPRSSKLAITNVVNDPNNKEPTPSVDEPVAVQDLPPPPSSLTVEAKKVDNSLSCAAVLPPPAKPVMTTEPPIQEVTSHCIDKENVITGESDEVSSENLVNSSANEPNSSASSLSRYKSRNKIRPVISNATHRIRTFSSASESEDDVAKRQSRTPLSPVKKSPAKIDNVEATPLPTKTVTEKEKKEKKKRKEKTPLEMKKATMRQKFAKGDVDRSKLTMFDLIYYNPDDGERPPNATEKLQMRLKPYEVEALSQENQAEREESTGNVILDERLAEEEEMRQNEENPQSEINEEDKQPEESEEDKQIAEVEEGEEEEEEDAMPVPQVRLGPDGEIILDERSLVIDTSETKRNKSQLANAPIIIENSSTTVNYGSWRKRPRAGRWSVKETARFYRALNMLGTNFSLMVKLFPGRDRIDLKRKFKSEEKTNPSLVDKIIATQIPFDISQFMDEEVDEDSSGNESTSKEPSKKKTAGKASNTRKSSKTTSKEPKMKRKEKAVKKVHIQEPVNDDECDSDEALGEPLESPTEKIPSENSEEEVEPPTKKGRKLRVAESESSVGARKPARSRIGKRKGTEPASQCDSEGDCPTSENAIAIQPTGPKKNAHITSPFNNPLDNLLNSPLGQIGLEQVPPALAEANPAFAQAEPGSLVLVSEPNTGDPNNQLVHVYRISVPVEPVPL, encoded by the exons ATGCGACGAGTCAGACTAAAAGTAGCACCCAATTTGGTGTCGGGTCCCCGGTCGTCAAAACTTGCAATTACAAACGTTGTTAATGATCCGAATAATAAAGAACCAACTCCCAGCGTTGATGAGCCAGTTGCTGTCCAAGACttaccaccaccaccaagTTCTCTAACTGTAGAAGCTAAAAAGGTTGATAACTCATTATCTTGTGCAGCAGTCTTACCTCCTCCTGCCAAACCTGTAATGACCACAGAACCACCCATCCAAGAAGTCACATCTCATTGTATAGATAAAGAGAATGTGATCACAGGGGAATCTGATGAGGTGTCAAGTGAAAATCTAGTCAATTCCTCAGCTAATGAGCCAAACAGCAGTGCATCTTCTTTGTCTCGCTACAAGTCCAGAAACAAAATTCGGCCAGTCATTTCAAATGCAACTCATCGTATCAGAACCTTCTCTAGTGCTAGTGAGTCTGAGGATGATGTAGCAAAGAGGCAATCTAGAACACCACTTTCTCCTGTAAAGAAATCACCTGCCAAAATAGATAATGTTGAAGCAACACCCTTACCAACAAAAACTGTGacagagaaggagaaaaaagaaaagaagaaacgtaAAGAGAAGACTCCTCTTGAGATGAAAAAAGCAACTATGAGACAGAAG TTTGCCAAAGGAGATGTGGACAGATCTAAGCTGACTATGTTTGATTTAATTTACTACAATCCAGATGATGGAGAGAGACC GCCAAACGCGACAGAAAAATTGCAAATGCGACTCAAACCGTACGAGGTCGAAGCACTTTCACAAGAAAACCAAGCTGAGAGAGAAGAAAGCACTGGCAACGTGATTTTGGATGAGAGAttagcagaagaagaagaaatgcgTCAGAATGAAGAAAATCCACAGAGCGAGATAAACGAAGAAGACAAACAGCCGGAAGAGTCAGAGGAGGATAAACAGATAGCGGAAGTGGAGGagggggaagaagaagaagaggaagatgcCATGCCCGTCCCACAAGTTCGCTTGGGACCGGATGGTGAAATTATATTGGACGAGCGAAGCTTG GTAATTGACACCAGTGAAACTAAACGAAACAAAAGTCAGCTGGCGAATGCCCCCATCATAATTGAAAATTCTTCTACAACTGTGAATTACGGCTCGTGGCGCAAGAGACCCCGTGCTGGTCGTTGGAGTGTGAAAG AAACGGCTCGCTTCTATAGAGCGTTAAATATGCTGGGCACAAATTTTTCATTGATGGTGAAGCTCTTTCCTGGCCGTGATCGCATTGATCTGAAGAGGAAGTTTAAATCTGAAGAGAAAACGAACCCTTCTTTAGTAGATAAAATTATCGCCACCCAGATACCGTTTGATATTTCCCAGTTTATGGATGAAGAAG taGATGAAGATTCAAGTGGTAATGAAAGTACAAGCAAAGAaccatcaaagaaaaaaactgctGGCAAAGCTTCCAACACCCGCAAATCATCTAAGACGACCAGCAAGGAACCTAAGATGAAGAGGAAAGAGAAAGCCGTGAAAAAGGTGCATATCCAAGAACCAGTAAATGATGATGAATGTGATTCCGATGAAGCGTTAGGCGAACCTCTAGAATCTCCTACTGAAAAAATACCAAGCGaaaattcagaagaagaagTGGAACCCCCTACAAAAAAAGGACGGAAATTGCGAGTTGCCGAATCTGAGTCTTCTGTCGGAGCTAGGAAACCTGCAAGGTCTCGAATcggcaaaagaaaaggaacgGAACCTGCCTCGCAATGTGATTCCGAAGGCGATTGTCCAACAAGTGAAAACGCGATCGCCATACAGCCAACTGGTCCAAAGAAGAATGCTCATATAACTTCTCCTTTCAATAACCCGCTTGACAACTTATTGAATTCTCCCCTTGGACAAATTGGTTTAGAGCAAG TCCCACCTGCTTTGGCTGAAGCTAATCCAGCCTTTGCTCAAGCCGAACCTGGTAGCTTAGTTTTGGTGTCGGAACCTAACACCGGAGATCCAAATAATCAATTAGTTCATGTCTACCGTATTTCGGTACCCGTTGAGCCAGTACCATTGTGA
- the LOC116919440 gene encoding transcription factor TFIIIB component B'' homolog isoform X2, translating to MRRVRLKVAPNLVSGPRSSKLAITNVVNDPNNKEPTPSVDEPVAVQDLPPPPSSLTVEAKKVDNSLSCAAVLPPPAKPVMTTEPPIQEVTSHCIDKENVITGESDEVSSENLVNSSANEPNSSASSLSRYKSRNKIRPVISNATHRIRTFSSASESEDDVAKRQSRTPLSPVKKSPAKIDNVEATPLPTKTVTEKEKKEKKKRKEKTPLEMKKATMRQKFAKGDVDRSKLTMFDLIYYNPDDGERPPNATEKLQMRLKPYEVEALSQENQAEREESTGNVILDERLAEEEEMRQNEENPQSEINEEDKQPEESEEDKQIAEVEEGEEEEEEDAMPVPQVRLGPDGEIILDERSLVIDTSETKRNKSQLANAPIIIENSSTTVNYGSWRKRPRAGRWSVKETARFYRALNMLGTNFSLMVKLFPGRDRIDLKRKFKSEEKTNPSLVDKIIATQIPFDISQFMDEEDEDSSGNESTSKEPSKKKTAGKASNTRKSSKTTSKEPKMKRKEKAVKKVHIQEPVNDDECDSDEALGEPLESPTEKIPSENSEEEVEPPTKKGRKLRVAESESSVGARKPARSRIGKRKGTEPASQCDSEGDCPTSENAIAIQPTGPKKNAHITSPFNNPLDNLLNSPLGQIGLEQGGLTVVENPRASKQTPSFLVPPALAEANPAFAQAEPGSLVLVSEPNTGDPNNQLVHVYRISVPVEPVPL from the exons ATGCGACGAGTCAGACTAAAAGTAGCACCCAATTTGGTGTCGGGTCCCCGGTCGTCAAAACTTGCAATTACAAACGTTGTTAATGATCCGAATAATAAAGAACCAACTCCCAGCGTTGATGAGCCAGTTGCTGTCCAAGACttaccaccaccaccaagTTCTCTAACTGTAGAAGCTAAAAAGGTTGATAACTCATTATCTTGTGCAGCAGTCTTACCTCCTCCTGCCAAACCTGTAATGACCACAGAACCACCCATCCAAGAAGTCACATCTCATTGTATAGATAAAGAGAATGTGATCACAGGGGAATCTGATGAGGTGTCAAGTGAAAATCTAGTCAATTCCTCAGCTAATGAGCCAAACAGCAGTGCATCTTCTTTGTCTCGCTACAAGTCCAGAAACAAAATTCGGCCAGTCATTTCAAATGCAACTCATCGTATCAGAACCTTCTCTAGTGCTAGTGAGTCTGAGGATGATGTAGCAAAGAGGCAATCTAGAACACCACTTTCTCCTGTAAAGAAATCACCTGCCAAAATAGATAATGTTGAAGCAACACCCTTACCAACAAAAACTGTGacagagaaggagaaaaaagaaaagaagaaacgtaAAGAGAAGACTCCTCTTGAGATGAAAAAAGCAACTATGAGACAGAAG TTTGCCAAAGGAGATGTGGACAGATCTAAGCTGACTATGTTTGATTTAATTTACTACAATCCAGATGATGGAGAGAGACC GCCAAACGCGACAGAAAAATTGCAAATGCGACTCAAACCGTACGAGGTCGAAGCACTTTCACAAGAAAACCAAGCTGAGAGAGAAGAAAGCACTGGCAACGTGATTTTGGATGAGAGAttagcagaagaagaagaaatgcgTCAGAATGAAGAAAATCCACAGAGCGAGATAAACGAAGAAGACAAACAGCCGGAAGAGTCAGAGGAGGATAAACAGATAGCGGAAGTGGAGGagggggaagaagaagaagaggaagatgcCATGCCCGTCCCACAAGTTCGCTTGGGACCGGATGGTGAAATTATATTGGACGAGCGAAGCTTG GTAATTGACACCAGTGAAACTAAACGAAACAAAAGTCAGCTGGCGAATGCCCCCATCATAATTGAAAATTCTTCTACAACTGTGAATTACGGCTCGTGGCGCAAGAGACCCCGTGCTGGTCGTTGGAGTGTGAAAG AAACGGCTCGCTTCTATAGAGCGTTAAATATGCTGGGCACAAATTTTTCATTGATGGTGAAGCTCTTTCCTGGCCGTGATCGCATTGATCTGAAGAGGAAGTTTAAATCTGAAGAGAAAACGAACCCTTCTTTAGTAGATAAAATTATCGCCACCCAGATACCGTTTGATATTTCCCAGTTTATGGATGAAGAAG ATGAAGATTCAAGTGGTAATGAAAGTACAAGCAAAGAaccatcaaagaaaaaaactgctGGCAAAGCTTCCAACACCCGCAAATCATCTAAGACGACCAGCAAGGAACCTAAGATGAAGAGGAAAGAGAAAGCCGTGAAAAAGGTGCATATCCAAGAACCAGTAAATGATGATGAATGTGATTCCGATGAAGCGTTAGGCGAACCTCTAGAATCTCCTACTGAAAAAATACCAAGCGaaaattcagaagaagaagTGGAACCCCCTACAAAAAAAGGACGGAAATTGCGAGTTGCCGAATCTGAGTCTTCTGTCGGAGCTAGGAAACCTGCAAGGTCTCGAATcggcaaaagaaaaggaacgGAACCTGCCTCGCAATGTGATTCCGAAGGCGATTGTCCAACAAGTGAAAACGCGATCGCCATACAGCCAACTGGTCCAAAGAAGAATGCTCATATAACTTCTCCTTTCAATAACCCGCTTGACAACTTATTGAATTCTCCCCTTGGACAAATTGGTTTAGAGCAAGGTGGGTTAACTGTCGTTGAAAATCCTAGAGCGTCTAAACAGACGCCTTCTTTTCTAGTCCCACCTGCTTTGGCTGAAGCTAATCCAGCCTTTGCTCAAGCCGAACCTGGTAGCTTAGTTTTGGTGTCGGAACCTAACACCGGAGATCCAAATAATCAATTAGTTCATGTCTACCGTATTTCGGTACCCGTTGAGCCAGTACCATTGTGA
- the LOC116919446 gene encoding apolipoprotein D isoform X1, whose translation MRQQYRGTSAFSRFVCLLILSVTKQSVKTQVAFDAVCPDVNVVQNFDAQKYSGVWFEIESYPGMIDEFDICMSLNYTMQTDGNLQVSSSWFNTSSKVHESIQGSVRLINPSLGAKLLVTFPTSPVSQSMSTDGNFWLLETDYVNYSIVFLCLPVGSNISFQYLSYLSRERFPFAAGLNFIHQRMESLGLDRTFLKPNDQINCPFN comes from the exons ATGAGACAGCAGTACAGAGGAACAAGTGCTTTTTCCCGCTTTGTTTGCTTGCTGATTTTGAGTGTAACGAAGCAAAGCGTTAAAACACAGGTTGCATTCGACGCAGTTTGCCCAGACGTCAACGTAGTGCAAAATTTTGACGCGCAAAAG TATTCAGGTGTATGGTTTGAGATCGAATCATATCCTGGGATGATTGACGAGTTCGACATTTGCATGTCTTTAAATTATACGATGCAAACAGACGGCAATCTTCAGGTTAGCAGTTCTTGGTTCAATACCAg TTCCAAGGTTCATGAAAGTATCCAAGGAAGTGTTCGTCTTATCAATCCTAGTTTGGGAGCAAAACTACTGGTTACATTTCCCACTTCACCTGTCAGTCAGTCAATGTCAACCGACGGTAACTTTTGGCTCCTGGAAACGGATTACGTAAATTATtctattgtttttctttgccttcCGGTCGGATCGAACATAAGCTTTC AATATCTTTCTTACTTAAGCCGAGAGCGCTTTCCCTTTGCAGCCGGTTTGAATTTCATTCATCAGCGTATGGAGTCGCTGGGGCTAGATCGAACGTTTCTCAAACCTAACGATCAGATAAACTGTCCGTTTAACTGA
- the LOC116919446 gene encoding apolipoprotein D isoform X2, with product MVAFDAVCPDVNVVQNFDAQKYSGVWFEIESYPGMIDEFDICMSLNYTMQTDGNLQVSSSWFNTSSKVHESIQGSVRLINPSLGAKLLVTFPTSPVSQSMSTDGNFWLLETDYVNYSIVFLCLPVGSNISFQYLSYLSRERFPFAAGLNFIHQRMESLGLDRTFLKPNDQINCPFN from the exons ATG GTTGCATTCGACGCAGTTTGCCCAGACGTCAACGTAGTGCAAAATTTTGACGCGCAAAAG TATTCAGGTGTATGGTTTGAGATCGAATCATATCCTGGGATGATTGACGAGTTCGACATTTGCATGTCTTTAAATTATACGATGCAAACAGACGGCAATCTTCAGGTTAGCAGTTCTTGGTTCAATACCAg TTCCAAGGTTCATGAAAGTATCCAAGGAAGTGTTCGTCTTATCAATCCTAGTTTGGGAGCAAAACTACTGGTTACATTTCCCACTTCACCTGTCAGTCAGTCAATGTCAACCGACGGTAACTTTTGGCTCCTGGAAACGGATTACGTAAATTATtctattgtttttctttgccttcCGGTCGGATCGAACATAAGCTTTC AATATCTTTCTTACTTAAGCCGAGAGCGCTTTCCCTTTGCAGCCGGTTTGAATTTCATTCATCAGCGTATGGAGTCGCTGGGGCTAGATCGAACGTTTCTCAAACCTAACGATCAGATAAACTGTCCGTTTAACTGA
- the LOC116919440 gene encoding transcription factor TFIIIB component B'' homolog isoform X1 translates to MRRVRLKVAPNLVSGPRSSKLAITNVVNDPNNKEPTPSVDEPVAVQDLPPPPSSLTVEAKKVDNSLSCAAVLPPPAKPVMTTEPPIQEVTSHCIDKENVITGESDEVSSENLVNSSANEPNSSASSLSRYKSRNKIRPVISNATHRIRTFSSASESEDDVAKRQSRTPLSPVKKSPAKIDNVEATPLPTKTVTEKEKKEKKKRKEKTPLEMKKATMRQKFAKGDVDRSKLTMFDLIYYNPDDGERPPNATEKLQMRLKPYEVEALSQENQAEREESTGNVILDERLAEEEEMRQNEENPQSEINEEDKQPEESEEDKQIAEVEEGEEEEEEDAMPVPQVRLGPDGEIILDERSLVIDTSETKRNKSQLANAPIIIENSSTTVNYGSWRKRPRAGRWSVKETARFYRALNMLGTNFSLMVKLFPGRDRIDLKRKFKSEEKTNPSLVDKIIATQIPFDISQFMDEEVDEDSSGNESTSKEPSKKKTAGKASNTRKSSKTTSKEPKMKRKEKAVKKVHIQEPVNDDECDSDEALGEPLESPTEKIPSENSEEEVEPPTKKGRKLRVAESESSVGARKPARSRIGKRKGTEPASQCDSEGDCPTSENAIAIQPTGPKKNAHITSPFNNPLDNLLNSPLGQIGLEQGGLTVVENPRASKQTPSFLVPPALAEANPAFAQAEPGSLVLVSEPNTGDPNNQLVHVYRISVPVEPVPL, encoded by the exons ATGCGACGAGTCAGACTAAAAGTAGCACCCAATTTGGTGTCGGGTCCCCGGTCGTCAAAACTTGCAATTACAAACGTTGTTAATGATCCGAATAATAAAGAACCAACTCCCAGCGTTGATGAGCCAGTTGCTGTCCAAGACttaccaccaccaccaagTTCTCTAACTGTAGAAGCTAAAAAGGTTGATAACTCATTATCTTGTGCAGCAGTCTTACCTCCTCCTGCCAAACCTGTAATGACCACAGAACCACCCATCCAAGAAGTCACATCTCATTGTATAGATAAAGAGAATGTGATCACAGGGGAATCTGATGAGGTGTCAAGTGAAAATCTAGTCAATTCCTCAGCTAATGAGCCAAACAGCAGTGCATCTTCTTTGTCTCGCTACAAGTCCAGAAACAAAATTCGGCCAGTCATTTCAAATGCAACTCATCGTATCAGAACCTTCTCTAGTGCTAGTGAGTCTGAGGATGATGTAGCAAAGAGGCAATCTAGAACACCACTTTCTCCTGTAAAGAAATCACCTGCCAAAATAGATAATGTTGAAGCAACACCCTTACCAACAAAAACTGTGacagagaaggagaaaaaagaaaagaagaaacgtaAAGAGAAGACTCCTCTTGAGATGAAAAAAGCAACTATGAGACAGAAG TTTGCCAAAGGAGATGTGGACAGATCTAAGCTGACTATGTTTGATTTAATTTACTACAATCCAGATGATGGAGAGAGACC GCCAAACGCGACAGAAAAATTGCAAATGCGACTCAAACCGTACGAGGTCGAAGCACTTTCACAAGAAAACCAAGCTGAGAGAGAAGAAAGCACTGGCAACGTGATTTTGGATGAGAGAttagcagaagaagaagaaatgcgTCAGAATGAAGAAAATCCACAGAGCGAGATAAACGAAGAAGACAAACAGCCGGAAGAGTCAGAGGAGGATAAACAGATAGCGGAAGTGGAGGagggggaagaagaagaagaggaagatgcCATGCCCGTCCCACAAGTTCGCTTGGGACCGGATGGTGAAATTATATTGGACGAGCGAAGCTTG GTAATTGACACCAGTGAAACTAAACGAAACAAAAGTCAGCTGGCGAATGCCCCCATCATAATTGAAAATTCTTCTACAACTGTGAATTACGGCTCGTGGCGCAAGAGACCCCGTGCTGGTCGTTGGAGTGTGAAAG AAACGGCTCGCTTCTATAGAGCGTTAAATATGCTGGGCACAAATTTTTCATTGATGGTGAAGCTCTTTCCTGGCCGTGATCGCATTGATCTGAAGAGGAAGTTTAAATCTGAAGAGAAAACGAACCCTTCTTTAGTAGATAAAATTATCGCCACCCAGATACCGTTTGATATTTCCCAGTTTATGGATGAAGAAG taGATGAAGATTCAAGTGGTAATGAAAGTACAAGCAAAGAaccatcaaagaaaaaaactgctGGCAAAGCTTCCAACACCCGCAAATCATCTAAGACGACCAGCAAGGAACCTAAGATGAAGAGGAAAGAGAAAGCCGTGAAAAAGGTGCATATCCAAGAACCAGTAAATGATGATGAATGTGATTCCGATGAAGCGTTAGGCGAACCTCTAGAATCTCCTACTGAAAAAATACCAAGCGaaaattcagaagaagaagTGGAACCCCCTACAAAAAAAGGACGGAAATTGCGAGTTGCCGAATCTGAGTCTTCTGTCGGAGCTAGGAAACCTGCAAGGTCTCGAATcggcaaaagaaaaggaacgGAACCTGCCTCGCAATGTGATTCCGAAGGCGATTGTCCAACAAGTGAAAACGCGATCGCCATACAGCCAACTGGTCCAAAGAAGAATGCTCATATAACTTCTCCTTTCAATAACCCGCTTGACAACTTATTGAATTCTCCCCTTGGACAAATTGGTTTAGAGCAAGGTGGGTTAACTGTCGTTGAAAATCCTAGAGCGTCTAAACAGACGCCTTCTTTTCTAGTCCCACCTGCTTTGGCTGAAGCTAATCCAGCCTTTGCTCAAGCCGAACCTGGTAGCTTAGTTTTGGTGTCGGAACCTAACACCGGAGATCCAAATAATCAATTAGTTCATGTCTACCGTATTTCGGTACCCGTTGAGCCAGTACCATTGTGA
- the LOC116919446 gene encoding apolipoprotein D isoform X3, translated as MIDEFDICMSLNYTMQTDGNLQVSSSWFNTSSKVHESIQGSVRLINPSLGAKLLVTFPTSPVSQSMSTDGNFWLLETDYVNYSIVFLCLPVGSNISFQYLSYLSRERFPFAAGLNFIHQRMESLGLDRTFLKPNDQINCPFN; from the exons ATGATTGACGAGTTCGACATTTGCATGTCTTTAAATTATACGATGCAAACAGACGGCAATCTTCAGGTTAGCAGTTCTTGGTTCAATACCAg TTCCAAGGTTCATGAAAGTATCCAAGGAAGTGTTCGTCTTATCAATCCTAGTTTGGGAGCAAAACTACTGGTTACATTTCCCACTTCACCTGTCAGTCAGTCAATGTCAACCGACGGTAACTTTTGGCTCCTGGAAACGGATTACGTAAATTATtctattgtttttctttgccttcCGGTCGGATCGAACATAAGCTTTC AATATCTTTCTTACTTAAGCCGAGAGCGCTTTCCCTTTGCAGCCGGTTTGAATTTCATTCATCAGCGTATGGAGTCGCTGGGGCTAGATCGAACGTTTCTCAAACCTAACGATCAGATAAACTGTCCGTTTAACTGA